The Mycolicibacterium flavescens genomic interval AAGGGACCAGCTCATCGGTGACGTCATCGGCCATCTGAACACCGTGCTGGCGACAGTCGACGAGAAGGGCACGCAGTTCGACGCCAGCGTCGACCAACTGCAGCAGCTCATCACGGGTCTGGCCGAAGGCCGCGATCCGATCGCCGGCGCCATCGAGCCGCTCGCGTCGGCGGAGAACGACCTGACCGACATGCTGCAGAAGTCCCGCAGGCCCATTCAGGGCGTCCTCGAGAATGTCCGTCCCTTCGCCCAGCGGATGGATGAGCGCAAGGCCGACGTGAACAAGGTGATCGAGCCGCTCGCGGAGAACTACCTGCGGCTCAACGCACTTGGCGCCTACGGGTCGTTCTTCAACATCTTCTATTGTTCGACGCGATTGAAGATCAACGGGCCGGCGGGCAGTGACATCCTGATCCCGCTGGGCGGTCCGCCCGATCCGTCGAAGGGGAGGTGTGCGCCGAATGTCGAGTAGAGCTGGTGATTCGAACCCGTTGCGCACAGGCATCTTCGGGATCTTCCTGGTGGCTTGCCTGGTGCTGGTGTCGTTCGGCTACAGCAGCCTGCCGTTCTTTCCGCAGGGCAAGCCCTACGAGGCGTACTTCAGCGACGCGGGCGGCATCATTCCTGGCAACGACGTCAACGTGTCGGGCATCAAGGTCGGCAAGGTCACCGGTGTCGAGCTGGCCGGAGACGCGGCCAAGGTGCTGTTCACGGTCGACCGCGACATCAGGGTGGGCGACCAGTCGATGGTCTCGATCAAGACCGACACGGTGCTTGGGGAGAAGTCGTTGGCGGTGACCCCGCAGGGGACGGGTGAGGCGACGGTCATTCCGTTGGCGCGCACCACGACCCCGTACACGCTGGCCACGGCGCTGCAGGACCTCGGGCAGACCGCGGGCGAGCTGGACAAGCCGCGGTTCGAGCAGGCGCTGCAGGCGATCACCGACTCGCTGCGCGACGCCACCCCGCATCTGCGCGGTGCGCTGGACGGGGTGGCGAACCTGTCGCGCAGTCTGAACAAACGTGACGAGGCGCTCGCGCAGCTGCTCGGCCACGCCAAGCGGGTGTCGGACACACTGGCGCAGCGCGCCGGGCAGGTGAACCAGCTGATCGTCGACGGAAACCAGCTGTTCGCCGCGCTCGACGAACGGCGCCAGGCGCTGAGCAATCTGATCGCCGGGATCGACGATGTGTCAGAACAGCTTTCCGGTTTCGTCGCCGACAACCGCCGTGAGTTCAGGCCCGCGCTGGAGAAGCTCAACCTGGTGCTCGACAACCTTCTGGAGCGGCGCGAACACATCAGCGAAGCGCTCAAGCGGTTGCCGCCGTACGCCACGGCCCTGGGCGAGGTGGTCGGCTCGGGCCCCGGATTCCAGATCAACCTGTACGGTCTGCCGCCGGCACCGATTGCCGAGGTGCTTCTCGACTTCTACTTCCAGCCGGGCAAGTTGCCCGACAGCCTCGCCGACATGCTGCGCGGATACATCTCCGAGCGCCTGATCATCAGGCCGAAGTCACCATGACCCAAGCGACTTCGACCTTGACCCGCAGCCGCTGGCTGCGGCCGACACTGGCCGCCCTGCTGGTGATCACGCTCGCCGTCGGCCTTTACCTGGTGTGGCCGACGCGGGTCGGCAACAAGGTGACGGCGTACTTCACCTCGGCGATCGGGCTCTATCCCGGCGACGAGGTCCGCATCGTGGGCGTCCCTGTCGGCACGGTCGACTCGATCGAACCGCGGGTCGGCGACGTGAAGGTCACGATGACGCTGGATCACGGGATTCAGGTCCCGGCCGACGCCAAGGCGCTCGTGATCGCACCGAATCTGGTGTCGGCCAGGTTCGTTCAGCTCACACCGGCCTACACCGGCGGCACGGCGATGGCCGACGGCGCGGAGATCGGGCTCGACCGCACCGCGGTGCCGGTCGAGTGGGACGAGGTCAAAGAGCAGCTCACCGCACTGAGCGCGCAACTCGGGCCCAAGCCCGGTTCGATGCAGGGCCCGCTGTCGGTCGTCGTCAACCAGGCCGCCGACACCTTCGACGGCAACGGGGACACGTTCCGCAAGGCGCTGCGGGAGCTCTCGCAGACCGCGGGCCGGCTCGGCGACTCGCGCACCGACCTGTTCGGCACGATCCGCAACCTGCAGGTGCTGGTCAACGCACTGTCGAACAGCAACGAGCAGATCGTGCAGTTCTCCAACCACGTCGCATCGGTATCGCAGGTCCTCGCGGACAGTTCGGCGGGCCTGGACAACACGCTGGCCACGCTGAACCAAGCGCTGGGCGACGTGAGGGGCTTCCTCAACGAGAGCAACAGCGCACTGATCGATCAGGTCACCAAGCTGGCCGACTTCACGAGCATCCTGACCGAGCGCAGCGAGGACATCGAACAGATCCTGCACATCACGCCCAACGGCCTGTCGAACTTCTACAACATCTACAACCCGGCCCAGGGCACGGTGGGCGGCCTGCTGACGCTGCCGAACTTCGCCAACCCGGTGCAGTTCATCTGCGGCGGTGCATTCGAGGCGGCTCCCACACCGGACAACTTCAAACGCACCGAGATCTGTCGCCAGCGCATGGGCCCGGTGTTCAAGCGCATCGCGATGAACTTCCCGCCGTTGCTGTTCCACCCGATCAACAGCATCACCGCCTACAAGGGCCAGATCATCTACGACACCCCCGCAACCGAGGCGAAGTCCGAGACCCCGATGCCGTATCTGCAATGGCAACCCGCACCCGGGGTCACACCGCCACCGGTGTCGGCGGACATGGACCTCAGTTCGCTGATGGTGCCCCCCGCACCGGACACGGCTCCCGGTACCGCGCATGCCGGTGGACCCCTCGCGGAGGCTCCGGCCGCGCACGCTCCGGTCGAGGGGCCAGCCGAGGCGGCCGAACCCGGCGATCCCGTCGCCCCCGTGCCGATGCCTGCCCCGCTGCCGGGTGGAGGTGCACCGTGATCCGCAAGATCGGGGCGATCCTGTCGCTGGCCGTGCTTCTGGCCGGCTGCTCCTTCGGCGGGCTCAACTCCCTGAACATGCCGGGCACCGCCGGGCACGGCCCCGGTTCCTACAAGATCACCGTGGAACTGCCCGATGTCTCGACGCTGCCGCAGAACTCGCCGGTGATGGTCGACGACGTCACCGTCGGAAGCGTCTCGGGTATCGAGGCGGTGCAACGTTCCGACGGTACGTACTACGCCGCGGTCCAGTTGTCGCTGGACGAGAACGTCAACCTGCCCGAGAACGCGACCGCGAAGGTGGCGCAGACCTCGCTGCTCGGTTCGCAACACATCGAACTGGCCCCACCCGCCGACGGTCCCGGCGTCGGGAAGCTCAAGAACGGCTCGCACATCCCGCTGGACCGGACCGGCCGCTATCCGACCACCGAGGAAGTTCTGTCCACTCTCGGCGTCGTGGTCAACAAGGGCAATCTCGGTGCGCTACAAGACATCACGGACGAGACGTACAACGCGATCGCCGGACGGCAGGGCTCGTTCGCCGACCTGATCCCGCGGCTTGCCGAGCTGACCAGCTCGCTGGACCGCCAGACCAACGACATCATCGCCGCGATGGAAGGCATAGACAGGTTCGCCGGGATCCTCGCGCGTAGCAAGGACAGCCTGGGGCTGACGCTTGACCGCCTTCCGGCGGCGTTGCAGGTGCTCAACGACAACCGCGCCAACATCGTCGAGGCGTTCACGGCGCTGCGGAGCTTCGCCACCATCGCGTCCCGTGTCCTCGAGCAGACCAAGGACGACTTCGCCGCGGACTTCAAGGATCTCTACCCGGTGGTCAAGGCGTTCAACGACAACGCCGACTTCTTCATCAAGGATCTCGAGCTGTTGCCGACATTCCCGTTCCACTACAAGTACCTGCGGAACGCGGTCCGCGGTGACTACCTGAACGTGTACACCACCTTCGACCTGACCCTGCGGCGCACGGGTGAGTCGATCTTCACCACATCGTGGGGATTCGACCCGAACATGAAACGGATGCACGAGCTGATCACGCCACCGGACTTCATGACGGGATCGCTGGCGAACCTGTCCGGCCAGGCCGCCGACCCGTTCGAGATTCCGCCGGGCACGGCGACCCAGCATGGGGAGGGGCCCTAGATGCTGTCGCGCCTGACTCGTATCCAGCTGTCGATCTTCGCCATCGTCACCGTGTTGACGGTGGGCGCGATCTCGATCTTCTATCTGCAGCTACCGGCCGCGGTCGGCATCGGCACGTACCGGGCGACCGCGAATTTCGTTGCCGCAGGCGGGCTGTACGAGAACGCCAACGTCACCTACCGCGGGGTGACGATCGGCCGGGTCGAGTCGGTCGGTCTCTCCGATGACGGTGTCGTCGCCAAGATGCGCCTCAACAGCGGTACACCCGTGCCCGAGAACGTCACCGCCACGGTCAAGAGCGTGTCCGCGGTTGGCGAACAGTACGTCGACCTGGTGCCGCCCGCGGACGCGTCGAGCGCCACGCTGCGCGACGGATCCAACATCGGCGTTGATCGCACGGCGATCGGACAAGACATTGCGGGCCTGCTGGAGGAGGCGCAGGCGCTCGTCACGAGTGTCGGGGACAGCCGCATCCAGGAGCTGCTGCGCGAAACCTTCAAGGCCTTCAACGGGTCCGGACCCGAACTGGCGCGGATGATCCAGTCGGCGCGCATGCTCGTCGACGAGGCCAACGCCAACTACGGCCAGGTGAACCAGCTCATCGACCAGGTCGGTCCGTTCCTCGACGCGCAGATCCGCAGCGGCGACGACATCCGCTCGCTGGCCGACGGGCTGGCCCGCTTCACCACCGAGGTGGCCAACGCTGACCCGCAGTTGCGCTCGACGCTGCAAACCGTGCCCGGGGCGGCGGCCGAGGCCAACGAACTGTTCAGCGGCATCCGGCCGTCCTTCCCGGTGCTGGCCGCCAACCTCGCGAACTTCGGCCGCATCGGCGTCATCTACCGCAAGTCGCTCGAGCACGCGCTCGTGGTGTTCCCGGCGTTGATGGCGGCGCTGCTGACGGTCGGCGGCGGTCTGCCCGCCGACGAGGGCGGCAAGCTCGACTTCAAGATCGACCTGCAAGACCCGCCGCCGTGCCTGACCGGGTTCGTACCGGCGAGCGAGATGCGCAGCCCGGCCGACGAGACGCTGCGCGAACTGCCCAAGGACCTGTACTGCAAGGTGCCGCACAACGATCCATCCGTCGTTCGTGGCGCGCGCAACTACCCCTGCCAGGAGTTCCCTGGCAAGCGTGCGCCGACCGTGCAGCTGTGCCGCGACCCGCGCGGTTACGTCCCGATCGGCAACAACCCGTGGCGCGGTCCGCCGGTCCCGCTCGGAACACCGATGGACGTGATGGAGGACGACACCCCCGAGGACGGCCGCAACATCCTGCCGCCCAACAAGTTCCCCTACATTCCGCCGCAGGTGGATCCGGACCCCGGCCCACCGGCGGTGCAGCTGCCGCCCGGCGTTCCGCCGGGGCCGGGCCCCGCGCCGCATGCGCCGTTCCCGCTTCCGGTGCCGCCGAACGAGGTCCAGCCGAGCCTGCCGCCCGCGTGGCCGTTCTTCAGTCCGCCGGACCATGTGGTGCCGCCGTACGGCCGCACACCACCGCCCCCGCCGGCAGGCACCGTTCCGCCGCCTCCGGCGCCGCCGGGGTCTCCGCCACCGGCCGGTGGTCCGCCGCTGCCTGCGGAGGCGCCGCCGATGGCGTCGGGTTCGACCGGACCGCGTTTCACGACATACGACCGGAACGGGCAGTTCGTCGACCCCCAGGGCGGAACTGGCGTCATCGCGGCCGCGACTGACAAACTGGCGCCTGCAGAAAACTGGGTCGATCTGATGTTGGCCCCAAGGCAGGCGTAATGACGGAGGTTCGGCTTCGGTGAGCACGAGCGAAGCGACGAGCGAAACGGCACCGACGGAGACCAGGTCGAGGTCGGCGCGGCGTCGGCGGGCATCGCGGGCCGCCGGCCCGGCGAGCGGTGACTCCACGGCGACGGCCGTTCGGGTCGAGGCGCCCAAACCGGTGACGGTCCGGCTGGCGAAGCCGGCGGCCCCGCCGCCCCGCAGACAACCCAACCGAAGGCTCGTCGCGACGGTCTTCCTGGCCGCCGCCGCCGTCGCCACGGCCGTGCTGGTGGGGTTGGGCGCTTTGATGGTCGTTCAGCAGCGCGACACCGACGCGACGCTGGCGCGCGAGCAGCGCTTCGTCGACACGGCATCGCAGCTGGTGGTGAACATGTTCAGCTACGAGCAGGACACCATCGACTCCAGCGTCGACCGGTTCGTCAACAGCACCAGCGGACCGCTTCGCGCGATGATGACCGAAGGCAACAACACCGAGAACCTCAAGATGCTGTTCCGCGACACCAACGCCAGCGCCGAAGCCGTGATCAACGGCGCAGCCCTGGAGAAGGTCGACGAGGTCGCGAACAACGCCGCGGTGTTGGTGTCGGCGCGGGTCACTGTGACCGACCTGGACGGCAACAACCAGCCGTCGCAACCGTATCGGTTGCGGGTCATCGTGCACGAGGACGACAACGGGCACATGACGGCCTACGACCTCAAGTACCCCGACGGTGGGAACTGATGCCCGCATCGTCAAGTAGCACCAAGTCGCCGTGGACCGCGCGGATCATCGGCGCGCTGTCGGTTCTGTTGGCGGTCGCGTTCGTGGCGTCGGCCGGTGTCGGTGGCTGGCTCTACTGGAACCGCGTTGAGCAGCGCGGCGAGCTGGCCGCGCGCAGCGAGTTGGCGCCGTTGGCCGAGCGACAGATCCCGAAGGTGTTCGGCTACGACTACCAGACCGTGGAGCGCACGCTCAACGAGGTCTACCCGATGCTCACCCCGGATTACCGCCAGGAGTTCCGCGACCGCGCGGACAAGGACATCATTCCGCAGGCGCGCGAACGCCAGTTGGTCAGCCAAGCCCACGTCGTCGGGGTCGGCGTGCTCGACGCGCATCGTGAATCGGCTTCGGTGATGGTGTATTTGAACCGCACCGTCACCGACAAGTCGAAGGAACCCGTCTACGACGGCAGCCGCCTGCGGGTCGACTATCAGAAGGTCGACGGCAAGTGGCTGATCCAGTACATCACCCCGATTTAATCGGGAGCAGGTTACTGGCTTCAGGACCGCCCGTCGGCGGACTCCGTGGAAGCCAGCGCATCGAGGAACGCCCGCGCCCACCGGTCGACATCGTGTGCGAGCACCTGTCTGCGTAGCGCCCGCATGCGGCGCCTGCCCTCTTCCGGCGCTTGGGTCAGCGCGGCCTCGATGGCGTCCTTGACACCCTCGAGATGATGCGGATTGGCCAGGTAGGCCTGACGCAATTCCGCTGCCGCACCGGTGAACTCGCTGAGGACCAACGCGCCGCCCAGATCGCTGCGACACGCCACGTACTCCTTGGCGACGAGGTTCATGCCGTCGCGCAGCGGGGTCACGAGCATGACGTCTGCCGCGACGAAGAACGCGATCAACTCCTCGCGCGGCACCGGGCGATGTAGATAGTGCACGATGGGATGGCCGACCTCACCGTATTCGCCGTTGATGTGGCCGACCTGGCGTTCGATGTCCTGGCGCATCTCGATATAGCTCTCGACCCGCTCCCGACTGGGTGTCGCAAGCTGGACGAGTACGGTGTCCTCGCGGCTGGCCCGGGCCTCGGCGAGCAGTTCCGACAGCGCCCTGAGCCGGACGTCGATGCCCTTCGTGTAGTCGAGACGGTCCACACCCAGAAGGATCTTGCGGGGATTGCCCAACTCGGTGCGGATCTCCTTGGCGCGCTGGCGGATCGACCGGGACCGTGCCTGCTGGTCGAGCGAGGTCGAGTCGATCGAGATGGGGAAGGCGCCGACCTTCACCGTGCGGAAGCCGAAATTCACCTCACCGAACCGCGACCGGACCCCGATCGTCGCCCGAGAAGTGTTGGCGCCGACCAACCTTCGGGCCAGGATGAGGAAGTTCTGCGCACCACCGGGCAGATGGAACCCGACCAGATCCGCACCGAGCAGGCCCTCGATGATCTCGGTGCGCCACGGCATCTGCATGAACAACTCGACCGGCGGGAACGGAATGTGCAGAAAGAACCCGATGGTGAGGTCCGGACGCAGCATCCGCAGCATCTTGGGCACCAACTGCAGTTGGTAGTCCTGGATCCACACGGTGGCGCCCTGCGCGGCGTGTTTTGCGGTGGCTTCCGCGAAGCGCCGGTTCACCACCACGTAGGTGTCCCACCACTCGCGGTGGTAGATCGGCTTGACGATCACGTCGTGGTAGAGCGGCCACAGGGTCGCGTTCGAGAAGCCTTCGTAATAATTCGCGACGTCGTCGGCGGACAGCTTGACCGGGCACAGGGTCATGTCGTCCTGTTGGATCGGCTCGTCGTCGGCGTCGGGTACGCCGGGCCAACCGATCCACGCCCCGCGCCGGCGGCGGAGCAACGGTTCCAGGGCCGTGACCAATCCGCCCGGACTTCTCTTCCAGGTGGTGCTGCCGTCAGGCAGCCGCTCCATGTCGATCGGCAGGCGGTTGGCCACCACCACGAAATCGGCGTTGCCGGAGTCGGCCCGTGGACCGCCCCCTGAAGTCACTTAGGCCTCGAGTTTCGAGGGCCCAATGCCGAGCATCGAGAGAAACACCCGGCATTCGTCGGCGTCTTTCGCGTACGCGGCGACGACGCGTCGCGCCTGGCGGGCGGTGCTGTCGGCGAGTGGTTCGACGTCGCCGAGCTCAGCGGGGTCTGATTTCGCAGGCATACGACAACTGTATGCGAAAGGGTGACCGCGCCGGTCGGTTAACCCCTTTGACTAGGGGCTGTGGCTGAAGACGGGGGCCGGGGGCGGTGTCACCGTCTGCGCCTGGGCTTCCTCTTCCAGGCCGATGCAGCCGCCCTGGTTGTGGCCGATGCACGGGATACCCATGACCTCTGGGACGTCGGGGTTACCGGGTTGTGTGGTGAACACCGAGCCGGCGTTGGGCACCGTGTGGGGTACGCAGTTGCCGGTGAACTGGTCCGGTTCCTCCCCGCCCGAACAGCCCTGAGCCTGCGGCGCAACCGGGGCCGTGGGTGTGAGGAAGACCGAGGCCACCGGCGCCGCAGCGATCGCAACCGCGAAGCCGCCGGCAAGGATCAGCCGTTGTACAGGAGACTTCAAGCTCGCCATTGTCACGCTTTCTGTAGTGATCAACCGTGCTCTTGGCAGGGATTCTATGGAAGCCGAAAGCTTTCTGCACAGCTTCGCAAAATGGCCAGCCTGCCCCGACTACGGGCTGGCGCTGATGGTGGAGCGAGGCTGCGCGGGTGGGCCCGCCGCGGCTTCGTCCTCGGCCAACCCCAGACAGGCGCCGGCGTTGTGCCCGATGCAGGGGATGCCTTGAATCTCCGGGACATCCGGGTTCGCCGCGGTGGTCTGGAAGAGAGGGGGCGAGTTCGGGACCATGAACGGCACACACGTCATGGTGAATTGGTCTTGCTCCTCACCCCCCTGACAGCCCTGAGCCAGCGCAACGCTCGGTTCCGACATCACGTGCAGGGCGGCCATGGGACCTGCTGCGGCCGCGACCACGAAAGCGCCGGTGAGAACGAGTCTCCGGAGCCGCACCGAATAATTCGCCATTCCGCGATTCTAGGAGCCGATCGGTTGATTCGTGCATCTTTGCACCGCTGGCGGGCCTCGAACCGCCGAAGGTGGATAGCTGCACGAGTGCCGGTTGGGCCGTGACAGCCTTACCCAGCAACGGAATACGCCGCACCGACTGCCATCTGTAGATCCACTCACCGGTGCTGTGGCACCGCTGGTCAAGCGATGCGGGCCGCACCGTAATGTGCAGGTGGTCGAACTACAAGCGAGGTGATCCGCGATGGCGAGCCCTGATCTGACGAGCGCCGATTCCGGAGGCGGTGCAGCGCAACAGGTGACGTACGAAACCCTCGACGACGGCCAGATCGCCCGCATCTGGCTGAACCGTCCGGACGCGCAGAACGCCCAGTCCCGCACGCTGTTGGTGCAGCTGGACGAGGCGTTCGGCCGCGCAGAAGCCGATGACAATGTGCGGGTGGTGATCCTGGCCGCGCGCGGCAAGAACTTCTCGGCGGGACACGACCTCGGGTCGGAAGAGGCGATGCTGGAGCGCAAGCCGGGCCCGGGCCAGCATCCGACGTTCCAATCGCAGGGCGCCACCGTGCCGGCGATCGCCGAGCGCACGTATCTGCAGGAGTGGCACTTCTTCTTCGAGAACACCCGCCGGTGGCGGGATCTGCGGAAGATCACGATCGCGCAGGTGCAGGGAAATGCGATATCGGCCGGGCTCATGCTCATCTGGGCGTGCGATCTGATCGTCGCCGCCGACGATGCCAAGTTCAGCGATGTGGTCGGCGTGCGGATGGGAATGCCCGGCGTCGAGTACTACGCGCACCCATGGGAATTCGGCGCCCGAAAGGCCAAAGAACTTCTGCTGACCGGTGATTCGATCGACGCCGAGGAGTCATACCGCCTCGGCATGGTGTCGAAGATCTTCGCGCGCGACGAACTCGAAGACAAGACACTCGAATTCGCCCGCCGGATCGCCGAGCGGCCGACGATGGCGGCGTTGCTCATCAAGGATTCGGTCAACGCCGCCGCGGATGCGATGGGCTTCACCGAGGCATTGCGCCATGCGTTCCACATTCACGAACTCGGGCATGCGCACTGGGCGGCGCACAACGAGAACCGCTACCCGGTCGGGCTGCCGCCGAATGTGCCGGACTGGCGCACACTCGGCCCACCGAAGCCCGCCCGCCCTGACGAGCCGTGACGTATAACTAGAACCTGTTCTAGCTATAGCGAAGGGGTTTTGCGGTGGAGTTGTCCCTGACGGGTCGGACGGTGTTGGTGACGGGCGGCGGCAGCGGCATCGGCAAGGGTGTGGCTGCCGCTGTGGTGGCAGCCGGCGGTAACGCGATGCTCGTCGGCCGCAACGCCGACAGGCTGTCCACCGCGGCCGACGAGATCAAGGCCCAGGGCGGTCCTGGTTCCGTGCTCTACGAGCCGGCCGACGTGACGAACGAGGACGAGGTGGTACGGGTCGTCGAGGCCACCACGGCATGGACCGGCCGCCTCTACGGTGTCGTGCACTGTGCAGGCGGCAGCGAGACGATCGGGCCGATCACCCAGATCGATTCCGAACTGTGGCGACGCACCGTCGATCTGAACATCAACGGCACCATGTACGTGCTCAAGCACTCGGCGCGCGAAATGGTACGTGGTGGCGGCGGATCGTTCATCGGCATCTCGTCGATCGCGGCGAGCAACACGCACCGCTGGTTCGGCGCATACGGCGTTTCCAAGGCGGGCATCGACCACATGATGCAGCTCGCCGCCGACGAACTCGGCGCCTCCTGGGTGCGCGTGAACTGCATCCGGCCCGGCTTGATCCGCACCGAGCTTGTCGCACCGGTACTCGAATCCCCGGAGCTCAGCGGCGACTACGCCGCCTGCACGCCGTTGCCGCGGCCCGGTGAGGTGGAGGACATCGCCAATGCCTCGCTCTTCCTGCTCAGCGACGCCGCCAGCTTCATCACCGGTCAGGTCATCAACGTCGACGGCGGTCAGTTGGTGCGGCGTGGACCCGACTACTCATCGATGCTCGAGCCGCTCTTCGGGGCAGAGGGTCTGCGGGGAGTCGTCTCCACCTGACCAGTGAAGCCCCCACCCTCCTGACAGCGCGGTAACGTCGGCCCGTGGTCACCTTGGACCGACTGGTCAACGTGCTTGGGAGCTACGGCGTGCGCCTGCGCTTCTGCCCGATCCCGCGCTCGACGGAGTTGGGCAGCGTGGTGATGCACGAGGTGACCGAGGGCCGCACGATCACCGGCGACGTGCTGCTGGCGATCGGCGCGCGAACGGTCAACGAGGCGCTGCGATGGGCGGTTTCGGCGCGCGCGATGGTGGTGCTGCTTCGAGACGGCGACAACGACACGACATTCGCGGGCATGGTCGAGGGCGTCGCGGTGCTGGTCGTCGATCCGGCGGTGCCGTGGAGCGAACTCTCCGCGATCGTCTACGGGCTGGTGCTGGAGGGCAGGGAGACGGAATCCGGCCGCGGCCCAACGGATTTGTTCGCGCTCGCCGACAGCTTGGCCGAGTCGGCGGGCGGTGCGGTGACCATCGAGGACCCGCTGTCACGCGTACTCGCGTACTCGACGATGCAGGAGAACGCCGACCGCGCCCGTGTCGCGACGATCATGAACCGGCAAGCGCCGGAGTGGTTGCGTGAATACTTCGCGTCGCAAGGCGTGTTCACCCATCTCACCTCCTCGGACGATCCGATGTTCGTCGCGCCCAACGCCGATCAGGGCCTGTCCGGGCGCACGGTTGTCGCGGTGCGGTCGGGGCGAGAGCTGATGGGCGCGGTGTGGGTCTCCTCTCCGAAGCCGTTGGTGGACCCCGAACTAACGGCGCTGACCGACAATGCCAGAACCGTCGCCCTTCACCTGTTGCGCTCGCGCGCCAGTGCCGATCTCGAACGGCAGGTCGAATCCGATCTGGTGCTGCGGCTACTCGACGGAAGTGCCGACGCCGCAGCG includes:
- a CDS encoding virulence factor Mce family protein; translated protein: MIRKIGAILSLAVLLAGCSFGGLNSLNMPGTAGHGPGSYKITVELPDVSTLPQNSPVMVDDVTVGSVSGIEAVQRSDGTYYAAVQLSLDENVNLPENATAKVAQTSLLGSQHIELAPPADGPGVGKLKNGSHIPLDRTGRYPTTEEVLSTLGVVVNKGNLGALQDITDETYNAIAGRQGSFADLIPRLAELTSSLDRQTNDIIAAMEGIDRFAGILARSKDSLGLTLDRLPAALQVLNDNRANIVEAFTALRSFATIASRVLEQTKDDFAADFKDLYPVVKAFNDNADFFIKDLELLPTFPFHYKYLRNAVRGDYLNVYTTFDLTLRRTGESIFTTSWGFDPNMKRMHELITPPDFMTGSLANLSGQAADPFEIPPGTATQHGEGP
- a CDS encoding intersectin-EH binding protein Ibp1, which translates into the protein MASLKSPVQRLILAGGFAVAIAAAPVASVFLTPTAPVAPQAQGCSGGEEPDQFTGNCVPHTVPNAGSVFTTQPGNPDVPEVMGIPCIGHNQGGCIGLEEEAQAQTVTPPPAPVFSHSP
- a CDS encoding virulence factor Mce family protein, with amino-acid sequence MTQATSTLTRSRWLRPTLAALLVITLAVGLYLVWPTRVGNKVTAYFTSAIGLYPGDEVRIVGVPVGTVDSIEPRVGDVKVTMTLDHGIQVPADAKALVIAPNLVSARFVQLTPAYTGGTAMADGAEIGLDRTAVPVEWDEVKEQLTALSAQLGPKPGSMQGPLSVVVNQAADTFDGNGDTFRKALRELSQTAGRLGDSRTDLFGTIRNLQVLVNALSNSNEQIVQFSNHVASVSQVLADSSAGLDNTLATLNQALGDVRGFLNESNSALIDQVTKLADFTSILTERSEDIEQILHITPNGLSNFYNIYNPAQGTVGGLLTLPNFANPVQFICGGAFEAAPTPDNFKRTEICRQRMGPVFKRIAMNFPPLLFHPINSITAYKGQIIYDTPATEAKSETPMPYLQWQPAPGVTPPPVSADMDLSSLMVPPAPDTAPGTAHAGGPLAEAPAAHAPVEGPAEAAEPGDPVAPVPMPAPLPGGGAP
- a CDS encoding virulence factor Mce family protein, yielding MSSRAGDSNPLRTGIFGIFLVACLVLVSFGYSSLPFFPQGKPYEAYFSDAGGIIPGNDVNVSGIKVGKVTGVELAGDAAKVLFTVDRDIRVGDQSMVSIKTDTVLGEKSLAVTPQGTGEATVIPLARTTTPYTLATALQDLGQTAGELDKPRFEQALQAITDSLRDATPHLRGALDGVANLSRSLNKRDEALAQLLGHAKRVSDTLAQRAGQVNQLIVDGNQLFAALDERRQALSNLIAGIDDVSEQLSGFVADNRREFRPALEKLNLVLDNLLERREHISEALKRLPPYATALGEVVGSGPGFQINLYGLPPAPIAEVLLDFYFQPGKLPDSLADMLRGYISERLIIRPKSP
- a CDS encoding Mce associated alanine and valine rich protein yields the protein MSTSEATSETAPTETRSRSARRRRASRAAGPASGDSTATAVRVEAPKPVTVRLAKPAAPPPRRQPNRRLVATVFLAAAAVATAVLVGLGALMVVQQRDTDATLAREQRFVDTASQLVVNMFSYEQDTIDSSVDRFVNSTSGPLRAMMTEGNNTENLKMLFRDTNASAEAVINGAALEKVDEVANNAAVLVSARVTVTDLDGNNQPSQPYRLRVIVHEDDNGHMTAYDLKYPDGGN
- the otsA gene encoding Trehalose-6-phosphate synthase, with translation MTSGGGPRADSGNADFVVVANRLPIDMERLPDGSTTWKRSPGGLVTALEPLLRRRRGAWIGWPGVPDADDEPIQQDDMTLCPVKLSADDVANYYEGFSNATLWPLYHDVIVKPIYHREWWDTYVVVNRRFAEATAKHAAQGATVWIQDYQLQLVPKMLRMLRPDLTIGFFLHIPFPPVELFMQMPWRTEIIEGLLGADLVGFHLPGGAQNFLILARRLVGANTSRATIGVRSRFGEVNFGFRTVKVGAFPISIDSTSLDQQARSRSIRQRAKEIRTELGNPRKILLGVDRLDYTKGIDVRLRALSELLAEARASREDTVLVQLATPSRERVESYIEMRQDIERQVGHINGEYGEVGHPIVHYLHRPVPREELIAFFVAADVMLVTPLRDGMNLVAKEYVACRSDLGGALVLSEFTGAAAELRQAYLANPHHLEGVKDAIEAALTQAPEEGRRRMRALRRQVLAHDVDRWARAFLDALASTESADGRS
- a CDS encoding Macrophage killing protein with similarity to conjugation protein, giving the protein MPASSSSTKSPWTARIIGALSVLLAVAFVASAGVGGWLYWNRVEQRGELAARSELAPLAERQIPKVFGYDYQTVERTLNEVYPMLTPDYRQEFRDRADKDIIPQARERQLVSQAHVVGVGVLDAHRESASVMVYLNRTVTDKSKEPVYDGSRLRVDYQKVDGKWLIQYITPI
- a CDS encoding virulence factor Mce family protein; its protein translation is MLSRLTRIQLSIFAIVTVLTVGAISIFYLQLPAAVGIGTYRATANFVAAGGLYENANVTYRGVTIGRVESVGLSDDGVVAKMRLNSGTPVPENVTATVKSVSAVGEQYVDLVPPADASSATLRDGSNIGVDRTAIGQDIAGLLEEAQALVTSVGDSRIQELLRETFKAFNGSGPELARMIQSARMLVDEANANYGQVNQLIDQVGPFLDAQIRSGDDIRSLADGLARFTTEVANADPQLRSTLQTVPGAAAEANELFSGIRPSFPVLAANLANFGRIGVIYRKSLEHALVVFPALMAALLTVGGGLPADEGGKLDFKIDLQDPPPCLTGFVPASEMRSPADETLRELPKDLYCKVPHNDPSVVRGARNYPCQEFPGKRAPTVQLCRDPRGYVPIGNNPWRGPPVPLGTPMDVMEDDTPEDGRNILPPNKFPYIPPQVDPDPGPPAVQLPPGVPPGPGPAPHAPFPLPVPPNEVQPSLPPAWPFFSPPDHVVPPYGRTPPPPPAGTVPPPPAPPGSPPPAGGPPLPAEAPPMASGSTGPRFTTYDRNGQFVDPQGGTGVIAAATDKLAPAENWVDLMLAPRQA